A genomic window from Clostridium aceticum includes:
- a CDS encoding response regulator, translated as MLKAIIVDDEILAVKLIENLLREKEEVEIVGVCNDAKDVIKMVERLNPHIVFLDIEMPGDNGITVAEEITKTDENIEIIFVTAYEGYAIEAFRVHAANYLLKPINKQHLYQTINRIMKRKNIHKNIPKDNTLLKAQMMGNFILYNKLGEPIKWRTKKVKELCVLLLHYRKPIHRTQIIENLWPEYSLEKSTTILHTTVYQLRKELKSCGYSEPILYSNECYSLNISIHIDESMFPLELDYAIDSEELLSLIDKAIKGYLGDEDYIWTIGYGEKIKEKTKQIFDKYVIYHIDSDKRPNQWRSILEKLIEFDSFDEMYYRELIKYYIETQNISKANLIYKRLETLLWNELKTKPSEETEKVLKQMK; from the coding sequence ATGCTGAAGGCCATAATAGTTGATGATGAAATATTAGCTGTCAAACTTATAGAAAACCTATTAAGAGAAAAAGAAGAAGTTGAAATAGTAGGGGTATGCAACGATGCTAAGGACGTAATTAAAATGGTTGAAAGGCTGAACCCTCATATCGTTTTTTTAGACATAGAAATGCCTGGTGACAATGGAATTACAGTGGCTGAAGAAATAACAAAAACTGATGAAAATATAGAAATTATATTTGTTACAGCATATGAAGGTTATGCTATTGAAGCTTTTAGAGTTCATGCAGCTAACTACTTATTAAAGCCAATTAATAAACAACACCTATATCAAACAATTAATAGAATAATGAAAAGAAAGAATATACATAAGAATATACCAAAGGATAATACTCTTCTAAAGGCTCAAATGATGGGTAACTTTATACTATACAATAAGCTGGGTGAGCCAATAAAGTGGAGAACAAAAAAAGTCAAAGAACTGTGTGTATTATTATTGCACTATAGAAAACCAATACACAGAACACAAATTATAGAAAATTTATGGCCAGAATACTCTCTTGAAAAGTCAACAACAATATTGCATACAACTGTTTATCAACTCAGAAAAGAATTAAAAAGCTGTGGTTATAGTGAACCAATACTGTATTCTAACGAGTGCTACTCTTTAAATATTAGTATTCACATTGACGAGAGCATGTTTCCTCTAGAATTAGATTATGCTATTGATAGCGAAGAACTCCTAAGTTTAATAGATAAAGCCATCAAGGGATACTTAGGAGATGAGGATTATATCTGGACCATAGGCTATGGGGAAAAAATTAAAGAAAAGACGAAGCAGATTTTTGATAAATATGTTATCTATCATATAGATTCAGATAAGAGGCCGAATCAGTGGAGAAGTATTTTAGAAAAACTAATTGAATTTGATTCTTTTGATGAGATGTATTATAGAGAATTAATTAAGTACTATATAGAAACACAAAATATAAGTAAAGCAAATTTGATTTATAAAAGGTTAGAAACATTACTTTGGAATGAGTTGAAGACCAAACCTTCGGAAGAAACAGAAAAAGTTTTAAAACAAATGAAATAG
- a CDS encoding ATP-binding protein, translating into MSKKSIIIILITMLLITFSVIRVADDLVSVNKASQAKLGVLDLSNHDFTQSGPIGLNGEWQFVPGKLVDSDYFSAGFEAMYVVVPSLWTKHKVNDEFIPQFTSGTYRLLVKVSANEEILGIKTTNIRMSNVIYVNGRKIGESGVPKENSSYSPHNTPYISFFYNDEDLIEIIVHVANFNYATGGGIVGSIYLGDEGDILALRQRSLTFDWITIAAFFMAGMYFLGFHIHFRKDTSLLYFSLFCFSVALYSATHNEKILHYMYPQIPYAIFQRLQSASNLVALSLVAYFHRTLKEFSNIKAVKFIIVLGIVVALTTLLPIKINSKLESLYTAYFMLAIIYIIYLQIKAINKGTTGAVHLLISSLGLSIYALVSALNITGKIKLHILPPVFPFFYLMMLSLYMANRFTDTYQKNEELTQQLLQVDRFKDDFLAKTSHEFRTPLYAIIGILQTILNNSTPSTLVSQQEEKIKLVIQKSKRLSSLVQDVLDLAKLKRKELELDFKPVDLYVTTFVIVEVFQYIIKKDIKIINEISKGTPLVHADENRLRQILYNLIDNAIKYTEKGEVRISAILKDDKMIIAVKDTGIGIKKDKLTTIFKEYEQAGDSHQEIHGVGLGLSITKQLVELQGGAVWVKSELGKGTTFSFSLPVIKGEALKGSSISRFKYNNTEYHTKYTFPFVLGNPKNKKIIIADDNHSSLRILMEALESEEYCIIAVDNGYDVLDQLNRYIDINLVLLDIMMPGLTGYEVCQKIRENYSLTELPVLMLTAAILPEDMVAAFQSGANDFLHKPIDITELKIRLNNLISVKEVAQTATNMEIAFLQAQIKPHFIYNVLNSVMSLSYIDIEKTRELLLDFASFLRSSFGFINTHKLVPLQNELSLINSYVQIEKVRYPGKFDFYIEMNLQSDCMIPPLLIQPLVENAIIHGISSRQNGEVRVVINEIGNQAVISVDDNGNGIKKEIVEEIFSGSQDYKGGVGLLNTVKRIKQYSGATISIKSEEGVGTSITMVLPIQSLKEEDEGYAEGHNS; encoded by the coding sequence GTGAGTAAAAAATCAATAATTATTATTTTAATTACAATGCTTCTAATTACCTTTTCAGTAATAAGAGTGGCGGACGACCTTGTTTCAGTAAATAAGGCAAGTCAAGCTAAGCTGGGTGTATTAGATTTGAGCAACCATGATTTTACCCAAAGTGGGCCTATTGGACTGAACGGTGAGTGGCAGTTTGTTCCTGGGAAACTTGTAGACTCAGATTATTTTAGTGCGGGATTTGAGGCTATGTACGTAGTAGTTCCCTCATTATGGACAAAGCACAAAGTCAATGACGAATTTATCCCTCAATTTACAAGTGGCACCTATCGATTGTTAGTAAAAGTATCTGCCAATGAAGAGATACTAGGTATAAAAACGACGAATATTCGGATGTCAAATGTCATCTATGTAAATGGAAGGAAAATTGGTGAAAGTGGTGTACCTAAAGAGAATTCTAGTTACTCTCCCCATAATACGCCATATATCTCTTTTTTCTATAATGATGAGGATCTTATAGAGATCATTGTACACGTAGCTAACTTTAACTATGCCACAGGTGGTGGAATTGTTGGGAGTATTTATCTAGGAGATGAAGGAGATATCCTTGCTTTAAGGCAGCGGTCATTAACCTTCGACTGGATAACTATTGCAGCCTTTTTTATGGCGGGAATGTATTTTTTAGGATTTCATATTCATTTTCGAAAAGACACTAGTCTCTTATATTTTTCGTTGTTTTGCTTTTCTGTGGCACTATACTCAGCAACCCATAATGAAAAAATTCTACATTATATGTATCCCCAAATACCGTATGCTATATTTCAGAGGCTTCAATCTGCCTCTAATTTAGTAGCATTATCTTTGGTGGCATACTTTCATAGAACGTTAAAGGAGTTTTCAAATATAAAGGCAGTAAAATTTATTATAGTATTAGGAATAGTTGTAGCCCTAACAACTTTATTACCGATTAAGATAAATTCAAAGCTAGAATCCTTGTATACTGCCTACTTTATGTTAGCGATAATTTATATTATATATCTTCAAATAAAAGCAATTAATAAGGGGACGACCGGTGCAGTACACTTACTAATCAGTTCATTAGGGTTAAGTATATATGCCCTTGTGTCAGCTTTAAATATTACTGGGAAGATTAAGTTACACATATTACCTCCTGTTTTTCCGTTTTTTTATTTGATGATGTTATCTTTATATATGGCAAATAGGTTCACTGATACTTATCAAAAAAACGAGGAATTAACACAGCAACTACTACAGGTAGATAGGTTTAAAGATGATTTTTTAGCTAAAACCTCCCATGAGTTTAGGACACCCTTATATGCTATTATTGGGATTTTACAGACAATATTAAACAATAGTACCCCTAGTACTTTGGTTTCCCAACAGGAAGAGAAGATAAAATTAGTTATACAAAAATCAAAACGTCTATCAAGTTTGGTACAAGATGTATTAGATCTTGCGAAGCTAAAAAGAAAGGAATTAGAACTAGATTTTAAGCCAGTTGACCTATATGTCACTACATTTGTTATAGTTGAAGTTTTTCAATATATTATAAAGAAAGATATTAAAATAATTAATGAAATTTCTAAAGGGACACCATTGGTACATGCAGACGAAAATAGACTAAGACAAATACTATATAATCTTATTGATAATGCAATAAAGTATACCGAAAAAGGGGAAGTAAGAATATCTGCAATACTAAAGGATGATAAAATGATTATTGCAGTAAAAGATACAGGAATAGGTATAAAAAAAGATAAACTAACTACTATATTCAAGGAGTATGAGCAGGCAGGGGATTCACACCAAGAAATTCATGGAGTTGGACTGGGACTTAGCATTACAAAACAATTAGTAGAGCTCCAAGGGGGAGCGGTTTGGGTTAAGTCTGAGTTAGGAAAGGGCACAACCTTTAGCTTCAGTCTGCCAGTGATAAAGGGCGAAGCCTTGAAGGGTTCTTCAATAAGTAGATTTAAATATAATAATACTGAGTATCACACTAAATATACCTTTCCCTTTGTTCTTGGAAACCCTAAAAACAAAAAAATTATTATTGCAGATGATAACCATTCAAGTCTAAGAATATTGATGGAGGCATTAGAGTCAGAAGAGTATTGTATTATAGCAGTGGATAATGGATATGACGTATTAGACCAATTGAATAGATATATTGATATAAATTTAGTTTTGCTGGATATCATGATGCCGGGACTTACAGGATATGAAGTCTGTCAGAAAATACGTGAAAACTATAGTTTAACAGAATTACCTGTATTAATGCTTACAGCAGCTATATTACCTGAAGATATGGTAGCTGCTTTCCAGTCTGGGGCCAATGATTTTCTTCATAAGCCAATTGACATAACAGAGTTAAAGATACGGTTAAATAATCTTATTTCTGTAAAAGAGGTTGCCCAAACAGCTACTAATATGGAAATAGCGTTCTTGCAAGCACAAATAAAACCCCATTTCATTTATAATGTACTGAATTCTGTCATGTCATTAAGTTATATTGATATTGAAAAAACTCGAGAGTTATTATTAGACTTTGCCAGTTTTTTACGAAGTAGTTTTGGCTTTATTAATACGCATAAACTTGTCCCATTACAAAATGAGCTGTCTTTGATTAATTCTTATGTACAAATTGAAAAGGTAAGATACCCAGGAAAATTCGATTTTTATATAGAGATGAACCTACAATCAGATTGTATGATACCACCATTGTTAATTCAGCCATTGGTGGAGAATGCTATTATACATGGTATTAGCAGCAGGCAAAATGGAGAAGTAAGGGTCGTAATAAATGAAATTGGTAATCAGGCTGTAATCTCAGTTGACGATAATGGAAATGGAATAAAAAAAGAGATAGTGGAGGAGATATTTAGTGGATCACAAGACTATAAAGGTGGGGTAGGGTTGTTAAACACTGTAAAAAGAATTAAGCAATATAGTGGAGCTACTATATCGATAAAAAGTGAAGAGGGAGTGGGTACGAGTATAACTATGGTTTTACCTATTCAATCACTTAAAGAAGAGGATGAGGGTTATGCTGAAGGCCATAATAGTTGA
- a CDS encoding deoxyribonuclease IV: MLKIGCHLSVSKGFLHMGKEALSIGANTFQFFTRNPRGGKAKAIDERDAFALRDLAKENNFTTFLAHAPYTLNACSADQRVREFALEIMENDLKRMEYLPNSFYNFHPGSHINQGVEVGINHIVNMLNTLLNIEQTTIVLLETMAGKGTEIGGTFEELKQILDGVILSEKMGVCLDTCHIYDAGYDVVNDLEGVLGEFDKIIGLDKLYAIHLNDSKNPFNSRKDRHEKIGEGFIGLEAITKIINHPKLRNLPFFLETPNELSGYAKEISLLKGLYKE; the protein is encoded by the coding sequence ATGTTAAAAATAGGTTGCCATTTATCCGTATCCAAAGGATTTTTGCATATGGGAAAAGAAGCACTTAGCATTGGTGCTAATACTTTTCAATTTTTTACACGTAACCCAAGGGGAGGGAAAGCAAAGGCTATCGACGAAAGGGATGCATTTGCGTTACGTGATCTTGCCAAGGAGAATAATTTTACGACTTTTTTGGCTCATGCGCCTTATACGCTAAATGCCTGCTCTGCTGACCAAAGAGTAAGAGAGTTTGCACTTGAAATAATGGAAAATGATTTGAAACGAATGGAGTATCTTCCCAACAGCTTTTACAATTTTCACCCTGGTAGTCATATTAATCAAGGGGTAGAGGTGGGCATTAACCACATCGTAAATATGCTTAACACTTTATTAAATATTGAGCAGACTACGATTGTTCTTCTTGAGACAATGGCTGGAAAAGGAACTGAGATCGGAGGAACCTTTGAAGAATTAAAACAAATTTTAGATGGAGTAATTCTTTCAGAAAAAATGGGGGTTTGTTTAGATACCTGTCACATCTATGATGCTGGCTATGATGTCGTCAATGATCTGGAGGGCGTTCTTGGAGAGTTCGATAAAATTATTGGACTGGACAAACTTTATGCCATTCATTTAAATGATAGTAAAAATCCTTTCAATAGCCGTAAAGATCGACATGAAAAAATTGGAGAAGGTTTTATTGGATTAGAAGCGATCACAAAGATTATCAACCATCCAAAGCTTCGAAATTTACCTTTTTTTCTTGAAACCCCGAATGAACTTTCTGGTTATGCCAAGGAAATTAGCTTACTAAAAGGTTTGTACAAAGAATGA
- a CDS encoding sigma-70 family RNA polymerase sigma factor has product MEYSQSTLVEGIKAKDMRAYNSMIEKYTKVVYCLTYNILSPSLNKEDIEECVSDVFLDAWMKIDIFDQEKGNFRTWLLVLTKYKALTYKRKNAGKNVVDIEGFQVEDSYNLEQLFFLRQEQEKVIEVINSFNQIDKEIFFRRYFFDEKINDLAKKFNLSRTAIDNRLLRGRKIIKEVLNYE; this is encoded by the coding sequence TTGGAGTATTCACAGAGTACACTTGTAGAGGGAATAAAGGCTAAGGATATGAGGGCTTATAACTCTATGATAGAGAAATATACAAAGGTCGTCTATTGTTTAACCTACAATATTTTATCACCATCACTTAACAAAGAAGATATTGAAGAGTGTGTTTCTGATGTGTTTTTAGATGCATGGATGAAAATAGATATATTTGATCAAGAGAAAGGGAACTTTAGAACATGGCTTTTAGTTTTAACAAAGTATAAGGCACTTACATATAAACGTAAGAATGCAGGAAAAAATGTTGTGGATATTGAGGGATTTCAAGTAGAAGATAGTTATAATTTGGAACAATTATTCTTTTTAAGGCAAGAGCAAGAAAAGGTCATAGAAGTAATAAATTCTTTTAATCAAATAGATAAGGAAATATTTTTTAGAAGATATTTTTTTGATGAAAAAATAAATGATTTAGCAAAAAAATTTAATTTATCCAGAACTGCTATAGATAATAGACTTTTGAGAGGTAGAAAAATTATAAAGGAGGTATTAAATTATGAATGA
- a CDS encoding DUF4367 domain-containing protein: MSKKSIEQSCEELLEIEQGLLEMDFSTGEGVERMRERFLANLEKCEEEKKKHAYRRFKKPAVAVASLFIMGILALQTTFAQNLVQSFVQRISLGNIGAEYLDLRTGESVPAEYKGKLFDSNGNPIEIMPKTIGELYTAEGEQVIAFVNEDVAKDGILTASREKKWIETNSIIVAKDEEESFKITDASTLSKYTCFEVKMPNYLPEGYVFDYAELYPEKEGERLEEIKDHKIIHLYFTKKGEEGYILISQRFNCEETAGEAGAGEKPVKIDINGNPGIMYDNAVAWTTEEVNYMLSDCVDIGREECLKIVRSIQ; this comes from the coding sequence ATGTCTAAAAAGAGTATAGAGCAGAGCTGTGAAGAGCTACTAGAAATAGAGCAGGGTCTTCTAGAAATGGACTTTAGTACAGGGGAAGGAGTAGAAAGAATGCGAGAGAGATTTTTAGCTAATTTAGAGAAATGTGAAGAAGAAAAAAAGAAGCATGCTTACAGAAGATTTAAAAAGCCAGCAGTGGCAGTTGCTTCTTTGTTTATCATGGGAATACTTGCATTACAAACTACTTTTGCACAAAATCTAGTGCAAAGTTTTGTGCAACGTATCTCATTGGGGAATATAGGTGCTGAATATTTAGACCTCAGGACTGGAGAGTCTGTGCCTGCCGAATATAAAGGAAAACTTTTTGATAGCAATGGAAATCCTATTGAAATAATGCCGAAAACCATTGGAGAATTATATACAGCAGAGGGAGAGCAAGTTATAGCCTTTGTTAATGAAGATGTAGCAAAGGATGGCATTCTAACTGCATCCCGCGAAAAGAAATGGATAGAGACGAATTCTATAATAGTTGCAAAGGATGAAGAAGAATCCTTTAAAATTACAGATGCTAGCACACTTAGCAAATATACTTGTTTTGAAGTAAAGATGCCAAACTATTTGCCAGAAGGTTATGTTTTCGATTATGCAGAACTATATCCTGAAAAAGAAGGGGAACGATTAGAAGAAATAAAGGATCATAAAATTATACATCTTTACTTCACAAAGAAGGGGGAAGAGGGTTATATTCTTATCTCGCAACGATTTAATTGTGAAGAAACAGCAGGAGAAGCAGGTGCAGGGGAAAAACCAGTTAAAATTGATATCAATGGCAACCCTGGTATCATGTATGATAACGCTGTAGCTTGGACAACAGAAGAAGTTAATTATATGCTAAGCGATTGTGTTGATATAGGTAGAGAGGAGTGTCTCAAAATTGTCCGTTCTATCCAATAA
- a CDS encoding sigma-70 family RNA polymerase sigma factor has protein sequence MGKEVFIEIFENYHRRVYNYIYYRISNSYDAEDLTNQVFEKVISRYQTYQPSKGHFEGWLFGIAKNCANDYLREKKKWGWIPFDFESRVGLNSSQKTPEEEVVIEESSCQLIKLVNKLSQREKNIIALKYGAQLANVEIAKLMNISETNVGSIVYRIIKKLRKEIEKEDVLCLKRV, from the coding sequence TTGGGAAAAGAAGTGTTTATAGAGATCTTTGAAAATTATCATAGACGTGTATACAATTATATTTATTATCGAATTAGTAATTCCTATGATGCTGAGGACTTAACCAATCAGGTATTTGAAAAGGTGATCAGCAGATATCAAACTTATCAACCGAGTAAAGGACATTTTGAAGGCTGGTTATTTGGTATTGCCAAAAATTGTGCAAATGATTATTTGCGTGAAAAAAAGAAGTGGGGATGGATTCCTTTTGATTTTGAAAGTAGAGTAGGATTAAATTCTTCGCAAAAAACACCAGAAGAAGAGGTGGTTATTGAAGAAAGCAGTTGTCAACTGATCAAGTTAGTCAACAAATTAAGTCAAAGAGAAAAGAATATTATTGCTTTAAAGTATGGAGCTCAACTGGCGAATGTAGAAATCGCAAAGTTAATGAATATATCGGAAACAAATGTAGGGAGCATAGTCTATCGCATAATAAAAAAGCTACGAAAGGAAATAGAGAAGGAGGATGTGTTATGTCTAAAAAGAGTATAG
- a CDS encoding lactate utilization protein, which yields MDNSISWYIQKQVERTICNLEKHNISGFFVADEKGLIQKLQELISENATVTVADSMTLFETGVIDFLRNGKYDFWDKHKEGITKKEKKEIYRKSFSADTFMCSTNALTEEGELYNIDGNGSRVAAMIYGPDQVIIVTGINKIVKNLEEAEKRVRQYAAPLDAKRLNKNTPCVTLGYCIDCKSEERICNDFVVIKRQFTKGRIKVIIVGKHLGY from the coding sequence ATGGATAATAGTATTTCATGGTATATTCAAAAACAAGTTGAAAGAACAATTTGCAACCTTGAAAAGCATAATATCTCGGGCTTCTTTGTAGCAGATGAGAAAGGATTAATACAAAAATTACAAGAACTTATATCCGAGAACGCTACTGTTACAGTTGCGGATTCTATGACTCTCTTTGAGACAGGTGTGATTGATTTTTTGCGAAACGGCAAGTATGATTTTTGGGATAAACATAAGGAAGGTATTACAAAAAAAGAGAAGAAGGAAATATATAGGAAAAGTTTTAGTGCGGATACGTTTATGTGTAGTACAAACGCTTTGACAGAGGAAGGTGAGCTTTATAATATTGATGGTAACGGAAGTCGGGTAGCAGCAATGATTTATGGACCAGACCAGGTAATTATTGTTACAGGTATTAATAAAATAGTTAAAAATTTAGAGGAAGCAGAAAAACGGGTAAGACAATATGCTGCCCCACTGGATGCCAAAAGGCTAAATAAAAATACTCCATGTGTAACTTTGGGGTATTGCATTGATTGTAAAAGCGAGGAAAGAATTTGTAATGATTTCGTTGTTATAAAGCGCCAGTTTACCAAAGGGAGAATTAAGGTAATTATTGTAGGAAAGCATTTAGGATACTAA
- a CDS encoding alpha/beta fold hydrolase codes for MKYLKKILLSLLSILLLIISLSFLLPARTPYITGKNSVATLEKVTLGGVEQFILIRGRDVSNPILLFLHGGPGYSQISYARKYQKGLEEEFVVVNWDQRGSGKSYSRNIPKETMTRDQLIEDTKELIDYLCDSYDKDKIYLIGHSWGSEVGVFVVDKYPERIEAYIGIGQVVNGIKGERISYEYAMEKAKEDNSKRAIRELNAIGTPPYKNIITDTNTQRKWLAKYGGVEKQVNTLKDIILGSIFAPEYTGMDGIRMAIGSKFSFDNLWGSHYSLNLIELIPEVKVPIYFCIGRYDYTIPSQLAVQYYESIIAPDKELFWFENSSHFPQFEEVEKFEEVMKRIKQDKLPR; via the coding sequence ATGAAGTATTTGAAAAAAATTTTATTAAGTTTACTATCTATTTTATTATTGATTATATCGCTTAGCTTTTTATTGCCAGCTAGAACCCCTTATATTACTGGGAAAAATAGTGTTGCTACCTTAGAGAAGGTTACTTTAGGCGGAGTAGAACAATTTATACTTATTAGAGGACGAGATGTTTCTAATCCAATACTACTTTTTTTACACGGAGGACCTGGATATTCACAGATATCGTATGCAAGAAAGTATCAAAAAGGATTAGAGGAAGAGTTTGTAGTGGTAAACTGGGATCAAAGGGGATCAGGAAAATCTTATTCTAGAAATATTCCTAAAGAAACAATGACTCGTGATCAACTAATAGAAGATACAAAGGAGCTAATAGACTATCTATGTGATAGCTATGATAAGGATAAGATATACCTGATTGGGCATTCATGGGGAAGTGAGGTAGGGGTTTTTGTTGTAGATAAATATCCTGAGAGGATAGAAGCATATATTGGTATTGGTCAAGTAGTCAATGGAATAAAAGGTGAGAGGATATCTTATGAGTATGCCATGGAAAAAGCTAAAGAAGACAATAGCAAAAGGGCTATTAGAGAATTAAACGCTATTGGAACTCCACCATATAAAAACATTATAACTGACACCAATACTCAAAGAAAATGGCTTGCCAAATATGGGGGAGTGGAAAAGCAAGTAAATACATTGAAGGATATTATTCTAGGCAGTATTTTTGCACCTGAATATACAGGAATGGATGGAATAAGGATGGCAATAGGAAGTAAATTCAGTTTTGATAATTTATGGGGCAGTCATTACAGTTTGAACCTTATTGAACTTATACCCGAAGTTAAGGTGCCTATATATTTTTGCATTGGTAGGTATGATTATACTATACCATCGCAACTTGCTGTGCAATATTATGAAAGTATAATAGCTCCAGACAAAGAACTATTTTGGTTTGAAAATTCCAGCCATTTTCCCCAATTTGAAGAGGTTGAAAAATTTGAAGAAGTTATGAAAAGAATAAAACAAGATAAACTTCCCAGGTGA
- a CDS encoding pentapeptide repeat-containing protein, whose amino-acid sequence MNNKQVLPKVIKPKLINGIEQTSMKIIDVEDEATIKNIYISDCAMETREANKVDFEGVIFNKVDFKGIILNSLELIDVRFENCDLSNANFVGAIIHRTEFINCKLMGLNLSDATLQNIYMNNCNGQFIHMNYIQMKNVILSDCIFENSNLQHSKLDKVEFRKCNFILSQMSGTSLSGIDLSNSNFEGVSIRPEDIRGAIVSPMQAVDFSKIFGLIIKE is encoded by the coding sequence ATGAATAATAAGCAAGTTCTGCCGAAAGTAATTAAGCCTAAGCTGATAAACGGTATTGAACAAACGAGTATGAAAATTATTGATGTTGAAGATGAAGCTACTATTAAGAATATTTATATATCAGACTGCGCAATGGAAACACGAGAAGCTAACAAAGTAGACTTTGAAGGTGTGATTTTTAATAAAGTGGATTTTAAAGGTATCATATTAAATTCATTAGAGCTTATTGATGTAAGATTTGAAAACTGTGATTTGTCAAATGCAAATTTTGTTGGAGCAATTATACATAGAACTGAGTTTATCAACTGCAAGCTAATGGGTTTAAACCTCAGCGATGCTACACTTCAAAATATTTATATGAATAACTGCAATGGTCAATTTATTCATATGAATTATATTCAAATGAAAAATGTAATCCTATCAGATTGTATATTTGAAAATAGTAATCTTCAACACAGTAAATTAGATAAGGTTGAGTTTAGAAAATGTAATTTTATATTAAGTCAAATGTCTGGAACTAGTTTGTCAGGAATAGACTTGAGTAATTCCAATTTTGAAGGAGTAAGTATACGACCTGAAGATATTAGAGGTGCAATAGTTTCTCCCATGCAAGCAGTAGACTTTTCGAAAATATTTGGACTTATTATAAAGGAGTAA
- a CDS encoding ROK family transcriptional regulator yields MINLETFSQDQIKEINRSNIINIIKQKGEITKQEIAVALKLSIPTVTTNINQLIEEGLIEEAGVGDSTGGRKPIILKFIENARFSVGVDVSPDTVRIVLINLNNKIIDEASFPYIKNFSFKEILESLKVEIDSLLSRNHINKNKVSGVGFSLPGLVDEDQLILENAPNIGVRDFDFQEFQSSLQLKVFIENEANIAAYAETEIGKTTSMRNGVYVSITEGIGTGIIINQHIFKSSNKKAGEFGHMRISDEAKACNCGRTGCWELYASKKALFRYYEEFTGLKASSLDEIFSEESFNTLLVRKSIERYIDCLFIGIENIILALNPEFVIIGGELGKYEKEMLALINRKNNMKSSFVEYEGTKIVFSALKDKGSLIGAALLPFEDLFNYTKNII; encoded by the coding sequence ATGATAAACCTAGAGACATTTAGTCAGGACCAGATTAAAGAAATAAATCGATCAAATATTATTAATATTATTAAACAAAAAGGAGAGATAACCAAACAGGAAATTGCTGTTGCGCTTAAGTTGAGCATTCCCACCGTAACCACCAATATAAATCAATTGATAGAGGAAGGGCTTATTGAAGAAGCAGGGGTTGGAGATTCTACTGGAGGAAGAAAGCCTATAATTCTCAAGTTTATTGAAAATGCAAGGTTTTCAGTTGGTGTGGACGTTTCTCCCGATACAGTTCGAATAGTGTTAATTAACTTAAATAACAAAATCATTGATGAAGCTTCTTTTCCCTATATAAAAAACTTTTCCTTTAAAGAAATATTAGAAAGTCTAAAGGTTGAAATAGACAGCCTCCTGTCACGCAATCATATAAATAAAAATAAGGTTTCAGGTGTAGGTTTTTCCTTGCCTGGATTGGTTGATGAGGATCAGCTTATTCTAGAGAATGCTCCTAATATAGGCGTAAGGGATTTTGATTTCCAAGAATTTCAGAGTAGCTTACAACTGAAGGTATTTATAGAGAATGAAGCAAATATAGCTGCATATGCAGAAACAGAAATAGGTAAAACCACAAGCATGCGAAATGGCGTCTATGTATCCATCACTGAAGGTATTGGTACCGGTATTATTATAAACCAGCATATTTTTAAAAGCTCTAATAAAAAGGCTGGGGAGTTTGGACATATGAGAATATCAGATGAAGCCAAAGCCTGTAATTGTGGAAGGACCGGTTGTTGGGAGCTCTACGCTTCAAAAAAAGCGCTATTTAGATACTATGAGGAGTTTACTGGGCTAAAAGCATCCTCTTTGGATGAAATTTTTTCTGAAGAAAGCTTTAATACGCTTTTAGTTAGAAAGTCGATTGAAAGGTATATTGATTGTCTCTTTATAGGAATCGAAAATATTATTTTAGCTTTGAATCCTGAATTTGTGATTATTGGAGGAGAGCTGGGAAAGTATGAAAAAGAAATGTTGGCCTTAATAAATCGTAAAAATAATATGAAGAGCAGTTTTGTAGAGTATGAAGGAACCAAAATTGTTTTTTCTGCCCTTAAGGATAAGGGTTCATTAATTGGAGCGGCGCTGTTGCCCTTTGAAGATTTGTTCAACTATACAAAAAATATTATTTAG